The following coding sequences are from one Candidatus Dormiibacterota bacterium window:
- a CDS encoding DUF3060 domain-containing protein translates to MPIAVAGVGLMVGATGGVTAQAKVVNNNSPTVTQVAPGDNTASATNSSNSRQFVGGYGLTAVSSDNRAKLTNSTGMLQDVGTAPNNNGNSASASDSSGLTQYVGSANGNALFGTGAITVTSKDNTATLKASSRGTGNCGAQGIFFCGQFIGGGNGNEVTGSGFSNTQQIFFLGAGGGANDNELTANGSSITQFVTNNSGTSPIATIGTVGVRGANASHNELEATGSFITQVVGNGNNNDLDASGNTITEIVTNGSDNSVSVKGNNDTVTITGASPTLTADHNRVTVQGNSDTVTLTTSNNTVKIKGNMLSCSTGCTLP, encoded by the coding sequence GTGCCCATCGCCGTGGCCGGCGTCGGGCTGATGGTGGGGGCGACCGGGGGTGTCACCGCCCAGGCCAAGGTGGTGAACAACAACAGTCCCACGGTGACCCAGGTGGCGCCGGGCGACAACACCGCCAGCGCCACCAACAGCTCCAACTCACGGCAGTTCGTCGGAGGCTACGGCCTCACCGCGGTGTCGAGCGACAACAGGGCCAAGCTCACCAACAGCACGGGAATGCTGCAGGACGTGGGCACGGCTCCCAACAACAACGGCAACTCCGCCAGCGCCAGCGACAGCAGTGGCCTCACCCAGTACGTCGGCAGCGCCAACGGAAATGCGCTGTTCGGCACCGGGGCGATCACGGTGACGTCGAAGGACAACACGGCCACCCTGAAGGCATCGTCCAGGGGGACGGGCAACTGCGGCGCGCAGGGCATCTTCTTCTGCGGGCAGTTCATCGGAGGTGGCAACGGCAACGAGGTCACCGGGAGCGGCTTCTCCAACACCCAGCAGATCTTCTTCCTCGGCGCCGGCGGCGGTGCGAACGACAACGAGCTGACCGCCAACGGCAGCAGCATCACCCAGTTCGTGACCAACAACTCGGGCACCTCGCCCATCGCCACCATCGGCACCGTCGGAGTGCGGGGGGCGAATGCGAGCCACAACGAGCTCGAGGCCACGGGATCGTTCATCACCCAGGTGGTGGGGAACGGCAACAACAACGACCTCGACGCCAGCGGCAACACGATCACCGAGATCGTCACCAACGGCAGCGACAACAGCGTGTCGGTGAAGGGGAACAACGACACCGTGACCATCACCGGCGCGTCTCCGACCCTGACCGCGGACCACAACCGGGTGACGGTGCAGGGGAACAGCGACACCGTCACACTGACCACGAGCAACAACACGGTCAAGATCAAGGGCAATATGCTGAGCTGCAGCACGGGCTGCACCCTGCCGTAG
- a CDS encoding DUF3060 domain-containing protein: MRRGTNLAVAAVGAVVAVGAGGSTAHAAKVTNKNSPTVVQGVLGNNSATAINSANSWQYVGSTLSHGNSATLKNSLNMWQDIGTSPGSNNNSATASNSSNLSQIAGSQSANDFFFGPGLITLTASDNKLTLNASTATAAPGGNPPWMSTTCGATGGFFCGQFVGGGNHNQLTGTGAGNTQQVFFFDTTPATSSGANGNELTVTGSGNTQFVTNNTGATPLTINTIGTPATLGTRASGNELEITGNGNTQVVQNGSNNDLQTIGNGNTEFVTNGSGNRVTVKGNNDTVTITGSSPTSTADNNKVTVSGNGDTVTLTDTSNRTIKVSGNGITCTGATPAC; this comes from the coding sequence ATGCGCAGAGGGACCAACCTTGCCGTGGCTGCCGTGGGTGCGGTGGTGGCGGTGGGCGCCGGGGGCAGCACCGCGCACGCGGCGAAGGTCACCAACAAGAACAGCCCGACCGTGGTCCAGGGCGTGCTCGGGAACAACTCGGCGACGGCGATCAACAGCGCCAACTCGTGGCAGTACGTCGGGAGCACCCTCTCCCACGGGAACTCGGCAACCCTGAAGAACAGCCTCAACATGTGGCAGGATATCGGGACCTCGCCCGGCTCCAACAACAACAGTGCCACCGCGAGCAACAGCAGCAACCTCAGCCAGATCGCCGGCAGCCAGAGCGCCAACGACTTCTTCTTCGGTCCCGGGCTGATCACCCTGACCGCGAGCGACAACAAGCTGACGCTCAACGCGTCCACCGCGACCGCCGCCCCTGGCGGCAATCCTCCGTGGATGAGCACCACGTGCGGTGCCACGGGCGGCTTCTTCTGCGGCCAGTTCGTCGGCGGCGGGAATCACAACCAGCTCACCGGCACCGGCGCCGGCAATACCCAGCAGGTGTTCTTCTTCGACACCACGCCGGCCACGAGCAGCGGTGCCAATGGGAACGAGCTGACCGTCACCGGCAGCGGGAACACGCAGTTCGTCACCAACAACACCGGGGCCACCCCGCTCACGATCAACACCATCGGCACGCCCGCCACCCTGGGCACCAGGGCGAGCGGCAACGAGCTGGAGATCACCGGCAACGGCAACACCCAGGTCGTGCAGAACGGCAGCAACAACGACCTCCAGACGATCGGCAACGGCAACACCGAGTTCGTCACCAACGGCAGTGGCAACAGGGTGACGGTGAAGGGCAACAACGACACGGTGACCATCACCGGCAGCAGCCCCACCTCCACCGCCGACAACAACAAGGTCACCGTCAGCGGCAACGGCGACACCGTGACCCTCACCGACACCAGCAATCGGACGATCAAGGTGAGCGGCAACGGGATCACCTGCACCGGCGCCACGCCGGCCTGCTGA